One genomic segment of Pseudorca crassidens isolate mPseCra1 chromosome X, mPseCra1.hap1, whole genome shotgun sequence includes these proteins:
- the ETDB gene encoding embryonic testis differentiation protein homolog B has product MDKGTSEVSPNMPTLTIKKKEKSKKVTNSVVIFLLARQLGKHRSDVDLSRWVWMLN; this is encoded by the coding sequence ATGGATAAAGGAACCTCTGAAGTCAGTCCCAACATGCCTACACTGAccatcaagaagaaagaaaaatccaagaaGGTCACCAACAGTGTGGTGATCTTTTTACTTGCTAGGCAACTGGGCAAGCACAGAAGTGATGTGGATTTGTCCAGGTGGGTGTGGATGCTGAATTAA